A genomic region of Micromonospora sp. NBC_01796 contains the following coding sequences:
- a CDS encoding amino acid ABC transporter permease: MSVLVDNFDVFAGGLWVTFQLCVFAAIGALLIGTLVAVMRIAPVPPLRWIGTAYVTVFRNCPLTIVLFFAAFALPALGSNADFLRIPGLTSISSRLGNDLPYFRFAIIALSLYTGAFVCEAIRSGINAVSPGQAEAARAIGLTFTQNLRLVVLPQAWKSAIVPLGSVIIAMIKNSALAGFFGVVGDLSSSGTNLTSQGGEPIIPVFVGICIGFLLLTVPLGLLLDRVERRRAVGVR; this comes from the coding sequence GTGAGTGTGCTCGTCGACAACTTCGACGTCTTCGCCGGGGGACTCTGGGTCACCTTCCAGCTCTGTGTGTTCGCCGCGATCGGTGCCCTGCTCATCGGCACCCTCGTGGCGGTCATGCGGATCGCGCCGGTGCCACCGCTGCGGTGGATCGGCACGGCGTACGTGACGGTGTTCCGCAACTGTCCGCTGACCATCGTCCTGTTCTTCGCCGCCTTCGCGCTGCCGGCGCTCGGGTCGAACGCCGATTTCCTGCGGATACCGGGGCTGACCTCGATCTCCAGCCGGCTCGGCAACGACCTGCCGTACTTCCGGTTCGCGATCATCGCGCTGAGCCTCTACACCGGCGCGTTCGTCTGCGAGGCCATCCGCAGCGGCATCAACGCGGTCTCGCCCGGTCAGGCCGAGGCCGCCCGGGCGATCGGCCTGACCTTCACCCAGAACCTGCGGCTGGTGGTGCTGCCGCAGGCGTGGAAGTCGGCGATCGTGCCGCTGGGCAGCGTCATCATCGCAATGATCAAGAATTCCGCGCTGGCCGGCTTCTTCGGCGTGGTCGGCGACCTTTCCAGCTCCGGCACGAACCTGACCAGTCAGGGCGGCGAGCCGATCATCCCGGTGTTCGTCGGCATCTGCATCGGCTTCCTGCTGCTGACCGTGCCGCTCGGCCTCCTGCTGGACCGGGTCGAGCGACGCCGGGCGGTCGGGGTCCGATGA
- a CDS encoding DUF349 domain-containing protein produces MSDWTAFGRVDADGTVYVKTAEGERVVGSWQAGAPEEGLAHFARRFADLVTEVDLIEARLNSGAADAAHSLASVRRLRGSLAEAHVVGDIDALGARLDKLAGVADEKAGEARAARETARTEALARKTALVEEAEKLAAESTGWKTAGDRLKEILDEWKTIRGVDKKTDGELWKRFAAARDGFTRRRGAHFATLDAQRKQAQGAKEELVTEAESLAESTDWAATANRLKDLMTEWKAAPRASKEAEQKLWDRFRAAQDAFFSRRSEVFSARDNEQRGNLERKQALLAEAEALDVDTDPRAAQAKLREIQGAWHDAGRVPREAAAGLDRRLRVVDEKVRQAMDSAWRRTEPSANPLLVQMRDQVAEAEQRLARAQAAGDAKRIREAESALAAKRQFLQLAEQAS; encoded by the coding sequence ATGAGCGACTGGACGGCCTTCGGACGGGTGGACGCGGACGGCACGGTCTACGTCAAGACGGCCGAGGGCGAGCGGGTGGTCGGTTCCTGGCAGGCCGGGGCACCGGAGGAGGGGCTGGCGCACTTCGCCCGCCGCTTCGCCGACCTGGTGACCGAGGTGGACCTGATCGAGGCGCGGCTCAACTCCGGCGCCGCCGACGCGGCGCACTCACTGGCGAGCGTACGGCGACTGCGTGGCTCGCTGGCCGAGGCGCACGTGGTGGGCGACATCGACGCCCTCGGCGCCCGGCTGGACAAGTTGGCGGGTGTTGCCGACGAGAAGGCGGGCGAGGCCCGAGCGGCCCGCGAGACGGCCCGGACCGAGGCGCTGGCGCGCAAGACGGCCCTGGTCGAGGAGGCGGAGAAGCTGGCCGCCGAGTCGACCGGCTGGAAGACCGCCGGTGACCGGCTCAAGGAGATCCTGGACGAGTGGAAGACCATTCGTGGGGTCGACAAGAAGACCGACGGTGAGCTGTGGAAGCGGTTCGCCGCCGCGCGCGACGGGTTCACCCGCCGCCGGGGCGCTCACTTCGCCACCCTCGACGCCCAGCGCAAGCAGGCCCAGGGCGCGAAGGAGGAGCTGGTCACCGAGGCCGAGTCGCTGGCCGAGTCGACCGACTGGGCGGCGACCGCGAACCGGCTCAAGGACCTGATGACGGAGTGGAAGGCGGCTCCGCGCGCCTCGAAGGAGGCCGAGCAGAAGCTCTGGGACCGGTTCCGGGCCGCCCAGGACGCGTTCTTCTCCCGGCGGAGCGAGGTCTTCTCCGCGCGGGACAACGAGCAGCGCGGCAACCTGGAGCGCAAGCAGGCCCTGCTGGCCGAGGCCGAGGCGCTGGACGTGGACACCGACCCGAGGGCCGCGCAGGCCAAGCTGCGGGAGATCCAGGGGGCGTGGCACGACGCCGGCCGGGTGCCGCGCGAGGCGGCTGCCGGGCTGGACCGCCGGCTGCGGGTCGTGGACGAGAAGGTACGGCAGGCAATGGACTCGGCGTGGCGGCGTACCGAGCCGTCGGCCAACCCGTTGCTGGTGCAGATGCGCGACCAGGTGGCCGAGGCCGAGCAGCGGCTGGCCCGGGCCCAGGCGGCCGGGGACGCCAAGCGGATCCGGGAGGCCGAGTCGGCGCTCGCCGCCAAGCGTCAGTTCCTCCAGCTCGCGGAGCAGGCGAGCTGA
- a CDS encoding regulatory protein RecX: protein MAGRRGARSGRGWDAAPPRSGGGTVGRSRRGRSAGADPGGDLAATGDTGTTGWSEDDQGWPEGASTSSGRTDGAGAEQPGGFGGRRRGRSGDTAEAGPPRDEGELAREICLRQLAVRPRTRAELATALARRGISEEVAHQVLDRYDEVGIIDDAAFARAWVTSRHQGRGLARRALANELRQHGVDRDVAAEALEELDETTESETARTLVDRKLRTARGAPDAVFRRLVGMLARKGYPPGVAIRAVKDALAAQSAEAAEFAEYIDPDALADAESEVDRDARAGE from the coding sequence ATGGCTGGACGACGTGGGGCCAGGTCGGGGCGTGGCTGGGATGCCGCACCGCCCCGATCGGGCGGCGGGACAGTGGGGCGCTCGCGGCGGGGACGGTCCGCGGGCGCCGATCCGGGCGGCGACCTCGCCGCGACCGGTGACACCGGTACAACCGGCTGGTCCGAGGACGATCAGGGCTGGCCGGAGGGCGCGTCGACGTCGTCGGGGCGTACCGACGGGGCCGGGGCGGAACAGCCGGGCGGCTTCGGCGGTCGACGGCGTGGCCGGAGCGGGGACACCGCCGAGGCCGGGCCGCCCCGTGACGAGGGCGAACTGGCTCGGGAGATCTGCCTGCGCCAGCTCGCCGTGCGTCCGCGTACCCGAGCCGAGCTGGCGACCGCACTCGCCCGACGGGGCATCAGCGAAGAGGTCGCCCACCAGGTGCTCGACCGGTACGACGAGGTCGGCATCATCGACGACGCCGCCTTCGCCCGAGCCTGGGTGACCAGTCGCCACCAGGGCCGGGGCCTGGCCCGCCGGGCGCTCGCCAACGAGCTGCGCCAGCACGGGGTGGACCGCGACGTCGCCGCCGAGGCGCTCGAGGAGCTGGACGAGACGACCGAGAGCGAGACCGCCCGGACCCTGGTCGACCGCAAGCTGCGGACCGCGCGGGGCGCCCCGGACGCGGTGTTCCGCCGGCTGGTGGGCATGCTCGCCCGCAAGGGCTATCCCCCCGGTGTGGCGATCCGGGCGGTGAAGGACGCGTTGGCGGCACAGAGCGCCGAGGCGGCCGAGTTCGCCGAATACATCGACCCGGACGCGCTCGCCGACGCCGAGTCCGAGGTCGACCGGGACGCCCGGGCGGGGGAGTAG
- a CDS encoding glutamate ABC transporter substrate-binding protein: MRISRVATLAAVAALTLGVAACGGDDSDDAGTAPESKSFAAGSTMEKLNKAQKIVIGTKFDQPGFGLKGLDNKPAGFDVEIGKIIATELGIPESKIEYIETPSAVREEVLEQGKADIVVATYTINDKRKERIDFAGPYYVAGQHIMVKAGDSSITGPDSFKAGGKKVCSVAGSTPAANIEKYLADKVAQLVVFDVYQKCVDALTGGQVDAVTTDNVILTGFIAKNEGKFKLAGQKFTDEPYGIGVKKGDTAFRDFINDTLEKIYADGRYAKAWTETAGKFDSAVPTGPSINRY, translated from the coding sequence ATGCGTATCTCGCGAGTGGCCACGCTGGCCGCGGTCGCGGCCCTGACCCTGGGTGTTGCCGCGTGCGGCGGTGACGACAGTGACGACGCCGGCACGGCGCCCGAGAGCAAGAGCTTTGCCGCCGGCAGCACGATGGAGAAGCTGAACAAGGCTCAGAAGATCGTCATCGGCACCAAGTTCGACCAGCCCGGCTTCGGGCTCAAGGGCCTGGACAACAAGCCGGCCGGCTTCGACGTGGAGATCGGCAAGATCATCGCGACCGAGCTCGGCATCCCGGAGAGCAAGATCGAGTACATCGAGACCCCGTCGGCCGTCCGCGAGGAGGTCCTCGAGCAGGGCAAGGCCGACATCGTGGTGGCGACGTACACCATCAACGACAAGCGCAAGGAGCGGATCGACTTCGCCGGTCCGTACTACGTCGCCGGGCAGCACATCATGGTCAAGGCCGGCGACTCCAGCATCACCGGCCCGGACTCGTTCAAGGCCGGCGGCAAGAAGGTCTGCTCGGTCGCGGGTTCGACGCCGGCCGCGAACATCGAGAAGTACCTGGCCGACAAGGTCGCCCAGCTGGTGGTCTTCGACGTCTACCAGAAGTGCGTCGACGCGCTGACCGGCGGTCAGGTCGACGCCGTCACCACCGACAACGTGATCCTCACCGGCTTCATCGCAAAGAACGAGGGCAAGTTCAAGCTCGCCGGCCAGAAGTTCACCGACGAGCCGTACGGCATCGGGGTCAAGAAGGGCGACACCGCCTTCCGTGACTTCATCAACGACACCCTCGAGAAGATCTACGCCGACGGCCGTTACGCCAAGGCGTGGACCGAGACCGCGGGCAAGTTCGACTCGGCCGTTCCTACCGGCCCGAGCATCAACCGGTACTGA
- a CDS encoding amino acid ABC transporter permease, producing MNQQQSVLYDNPGPRARRITLIGSVIAVVGIAAAVYFLVYRPLEENGQFEMEKWGPLVDPNNEVFPLVWARLRDGFIATLTAAGLAVVGSLVVGIALAVLRVQLKALRERRFVGLPVPAALALRVLSWLLNAITRFCVEVFRGLPVVITIFFVATALPDLGIDFGDRLWYLVLGLTIYNSVVIGEILRSGMEGLPGGQREAALACGLSSFQITRMILLPQALRIMLPALISQLVVVLKDTSLGFIIGYEEVLRVSAFLIGNLENPIQVYAVVGAIYIVLNYLLSKLAEYVQRRLARGRKTKGLPPIDVMTPARAGADGSGAA from the coding sequence ATGAACCAGCAGCAATCGGTGCTCTACGACAACCCCGGCCCGCGCGCCCGGCGGATCACCCTGATCGGCAGCGTGATCGCCGTCGTCGGCATCGCCGCCGCCGTCTACTTCCTCGTCTACCGGCCGCTGGAGGAAAACGGCCAGTTCGAGATGGAGAAGTGGGGACCGCTGGTCGACCCGAACAACGAGGTCTTCCCGCTGGTCTGGGCCCGCCTGCGGGACGGCTTCATCGCCACCCTCACCGCCGCCGGCCTGGCGGTCGTCGGCTCACTGGTCGTCGGCATCGCGCTGGCCGTACTGCGGGTCCAGCTCAAGGCGCTGCGGGAACGCCGTTTCGTCGGTCTGCCCGTCCCGGCCGCGCTGGCCCTGCGCGTGCTGAGCTGGCTGCTCAACGCGATCACCCGGTTCTGCGTCGAGGTCTTCCGGGGCCTCCCGGTCGTGATCACCATCTTCTTCGTGGCGACCGCCCTGCCCGACCTCGGTATCGACTTCGGCGACCGGCTCTGGTACCTGGTGCTCGGCCTGACCATCTACAACAGCGTGGTGATCGGCGAGATCCTGCGCTCCGGGATGGAGGGGCTGCCCGGCGGCCAACGCGAGGCGGCGCTGGCCTGCGGCCTCAGCTCGTTCCAGATCACCCGCATGATCCTGCTGCCGCAGGCGCTGCGCATCATGCTCCCGGCGCTGATCAGCCAACTGGTGGTGGTCCTCAAGGACACCTCGCTCGGCTTCATCATCGGCTACGAGGAGGTGCTCCGGGTCAGCGCGTTCCTGATCGGGAACCTGGAGAACCCGATCCAGGTGTACGCCGTGGTCGGTGCCATCTACATCGTGCTCAACTACCTGCTCTCCAAGCTCGCCGAGTACGTCCAGCGCCGGCTCGCCAGGGGACGCAAGACGAAGGGTCTGCCCCCGATCGACGTCATGACGCCGGCCCGCGCCGGCGCCGACGGGAGCGGCGCCGCCTGA
- the rny gene encoding ribonuclease Y has protein sequence MTALEWGLLAAIAVLTALVLTALVLGARALRRIGLTGAGPAADDSAFVAEKDRQEQSLAALRSAADEAYTTVDTAKSAAAAARAEAAAAKAEASAARAEARRVLDAARVEADTVLDRAHRQAEVDAEQVRTAARRSGEREIASLAATTREQAVEVERRAARMDERERLHTEEVERLTERERRLATATTELAEREGALGLREAALVEAEEQRKRELERVAGLTADAARGELVEAIEGQAKREAAILVRDIEADARNTADQRARHIVVDAIQRVASEQTAESVVSVLHLPGDEMKGRIIGREGRNIRAFESVTGVNLIIDDTPEAVLLSCFDPVRREIGRLTLEKLVLDGRIHPHRIEEVFETARHEVERLCQRAAEDALVEVGITEIHPELVTLLGRLRYRTSYGQNVLKHLVETAHIAGIMASELRLDAPTIKRCAFLHDIGKALTHEVEGSHALIGADLARKYGESDDVVHAIEAHHNEVQPQTIEAVLTQASDACSGGRPGARRESLEAYVKRLERIEEIAGGKSGVEKVFAMQAGREIRVMVKPDDVDDIGAAVLARDVAKQIEEELTYPGQIRVTVVRESRVTEIAR, from the coding sequence ATGACCGCGCTCGAGTGGGGGCTGCTCGCCGCGATCGCGGTGCTGACCGCCCTCGTACTCACCGCGTTGGTCCTGGGTGCGCGGGCGCTGCGCCGGATCGGCCTCACCGGGGCCGGACCGGCGGCGGACGACTCCGCCTTCGTCGCAGAGAAGGACCGCCAGGAGCAGTCCCTCGCGGCCCTGCGGTCCGCTGCCGACGAGGCGTACACGACGGTGGACACGGCGAAATCGGCGGCCGCCGCCGCTCGGGCCGAGGCAGCCGCGGCGAAGGCCGAGGCGAGCGCGGCACGGGCCGAGGCCCGGCGGGTGCTGGACGCGGCCCGGGTCGAGGCGGACACCGTGCTCGACCGGGCGCACCGGCAGGCCGAGGTCGACGCCGAGCAGGTACGAACCGCGGCCCGGCGCAGCGGTGAGCGGGAGATCGCCTCCCTCGCGGCCACCACCAGGGAACAGGCCGTCGAGGTCGAGCGGCGGGCCGCCAGGATGGACGAGCGGGAGCGGCTGCACACCGAGGAGGTCGAGCGGCTCACCGAGCGGGAACGCCGGCTGGCCACCGCCACGACCGAACTGGCCGAGCGGGAGGGTGCCCTGGGCCTCCGGGAGGCGGCCCTGGTCGAGGCCGAGGAGCAGCGCAAGCGGGAGCTGGAACGGGTCGCCGGCCTGACCGCCGACGCCGCCCGTGGCGAGCTGGTCGAGGCGATCGAGGGGCAGGCCAAGCGCGAGGCGGCGATCCTGGTCCGGGACATCGAGGCCGACGCGCGCAACACGGCCGACCAGCGGGCCCGGCACATCGTGGTGGACGCCATCCAGCGGGTCGCCAGCGAGCAGACCGCCGAGAGTGTGGTCAGCGTGCTGCACCTGCCCGGTGACGAGATGAAGGGCCGGATCATCGGCCGGGAGGGGCGCAACATCCGCGCCTTCGAATCGGTCACCGGCGTCAACCTGATCATCGACGACACCCCCGAGGCGGTGCTGCTCTCCTGCTTCGACCCGGTACGCCGGGAGATCGGCCGGCTCACCCTGGAGAAGCTGGTCCTCGACGGTCGGATCCACCCGCACCGGATCGAGGAGGTCTTCGAGACCGCTCGGCACGAGGTGGAGCGGCTCTGCCAGCGGGCCGCCGAGGACGCCCTGGTCGAGGTCGGGATCACCGAGATCCACCCCGAACTGGTCACCCTGCTCGGCCGGCTGCGCTACCGGACGTCGTACGGGCAGAACGTGCTCAAGCACCTGGTCGAGACCGCCCACATCGCCGGCATCATGGCGTCGGAACTGCGGTTGGACGCGCCGACGATCAAGCGGTGTGCCTTCCTGCACGACATCGGCAAGGCGCTCACCCACGAGGTGGAGGGCAGCCACGCGCTGATCGGCGCCGACCTGGCCCGCAAGTACGGTGAGTCCGACGACGTCGTGCACGCGATCGAGGCGCACCACAACGAGGTGCAGCCGCAGACCATCGAGGCGGTGCTGACCCAGGCGTCGGACGCCTGTTCCGGTGGTCGGCCGGGCGCGCGTCGGGAGAGCCTGGAGGCGTACGTCAAGCGCCTGGAGCGGATCGAGGAGATCGCCGGCGGCAAGTCCGGAGTGGAGAAGGTCTTCGCCATGCAGGCGGGCCGGGAGATCCGGGTGATGGTCAAGCCGGACGACGTCGACGACATCGGTGCCGCCGTGCTGGCCCGTGACGTGGCCAAGCAGATCGAGGAGGAGCTGACCTATCCGGGTCAGATCCGGGTCACCGTCGTACGCGAGTCCCGGGTCACCGAGATCGCCCGCTGA
- a CDS encoding amino acid ABC transporter ATP-binding protein, giving the protein MTAATDQPLIKLDGVNKWFGPLHVLHDVNLSVNRGEVVVVIGPSGSGKSTLCRAINRLEPINSGTIIFDGQPLPAEGKALARLRSEVGMVFQSFNLFAHKTILQNVTLGPVKVRKEKPAAARDRALALLDRVGIANQADKYPAQLSGGQQQRVAIARALAMQPKAMLFDEPTSALDPEMVGEVLDVMTSLARDGMTMVVVTHEMGFARHAANRVIFMADGQLVEDAPPEEFFANPRSERAKDFLSKILTH; this is encoded by the coding sequence ATGACCGCGGCGACCGACCAACCGCTCATCAAGCTTGACGGGGTCAACAAATGGTTCGGCCCGCTCCATGTGCTGCACGACGTGAACCTCTCCGTCAATCGCGGTGAGGTGGTCGTCGTGATCGGGCCGTCCGGCTCCGGCAAGTCGACGCTCTGCCGGGCGATCAACCGCCTGGAGCCGATCAACTCGGGCACCATCATCTTCGACGGCCAGCCGCTGCCGGCCGAGGGCAAGGCCCTGGCCCGCCTGCGCAGCGAGGTCGGCATGGTGTTCCAGTCGTTCAACCTCTTCGCGCACAAGACGATCCTGCAGAACGTCACGCTAGGGCCGGTCAAGGTACGCAAGGAGAAGCCGGCCGCCGCGCGGGACCGCGCCCTGGCACTGCTGGACCGGGTGGGCATCGCCAACCAGGCCGACAAGTACCCGGCCCAGCTCTCCGGTGGACAGCAGCAGCGGGTGGCGATCGCCCGCGCCCTGGCGATGCAGCCGAAGGCGATGCTCTTCGACGAGCCGACCAGCGCGCTGGACCCGGAGATGGTCGGCGAAGTGCTGGACGTGATGACCTCGCTGGCCCGCGACGGCATGACGATGGTCGTGGTGACGCACGAGATGGGCTTCGCCCGGCACGCCGCGAACCGCGTCATCTTCATGGCCGACGGCCAGCTCGTCGAGGACGCTCCGCCGGAGGAGTTCTTCGCGAACCCCCGCAGCGAGCGGGCCAAGGACTTCCTGTCCAAGATCTTGACGCACTAG
- a CDS encoding pectate lyase family protein produces the protein MLARRRRMALFSTAAAATLTLAATGIVTAVNAHAAAGCQVSYSVGGQWPGGFSGNVTVTNLGDPLAGWTLRWSYAAGQQVTQAWNATVTQSGAQVSAANVGYNANLATNASASFGFNGTWNNSSNPAPTGFTLNNVACTGSVGPTTPGTNPTTPGPNPTTPRPTTPPPTTGPTLPPQTGLVGWATQNGGTSGGGSASPITVSDSGALTSALGSTSASVIRVSGTISCSGMLRVRSNKTILGIGSGATINGCGFNINGDRNVIIRNLNFRGWDDDAINVQESATNIWIDHNSFTDGYDGAVDVKRGSDFVTISWNRVYGHDKSMLLGHSDDNASQDIGHLRVSYHHNWFDGSNQRHPRVRFGNPVHVYNNYYNNNGGYGVASTEGAGVLVEGNYFENTDDPYHLGEGDSGPGTLVARNNHFVNSGTGQTGGSVASIPYSYQLDTASSVKSIVTSGAGTGRIGL, from the coding sequence ATGCTCGCACGACGGCGCCGGATGGCGCTGTTCAGCACTGCCGCCGCGGCCACCCTGACCCTCGCCGCGACCGGAATCGTCACCGCCGTCAACGCCCACGCCGCCGCCGGCTGCCAGGTCAGCTACTCGGTCGGCGGCCAGTGGCCCGGCGGCTTCAGCGGCAACGTCACCGTCACCAACCTCGGTGACCCGCTCGCCGGTTGGACCCTGCGCTGGTCGTACGCGGCCGGGCAGCAGGTGACACAGGCCTGGAACGCCACCGTCACCCAGAGCGGCGCCCAGGTCAGCGCGGCCAACGTCGGTTACAACGCCAACCTCGCCACCAACGCCAGCGCGTCGTTCGGCTTCAACGGCACCTGGAACAACTCCAGCAACCCGGCGCCGACCGGCTTCACCCTGAACAACGTGGCCTGCACCGGCAGCGTCGGGCCGACCACCCCCGGCACGAATCCGACCACTCCGGGGCCGAACCCGACCACACCCCGGCCGACCACGCCACCGCCGACGACCGGCCCGACCCTGCCCCCGCAGACCGGGCTGGTCGGTTGGGCCACCCAGAACGGTGGCACCTCCGGCGGTGGCAGCGCCTCGCCGATCACCGTCTCCGACTCGGGTGCTCTGACCAGTGCTCTCGGCTCCACCAGCGCCTCGGTCATCCGGGTCTCCGGCACCATCTCCTGCTCCGGGATGCTCCGGGTCCGGTCGAACAAGACCATCCTCGGCATCGGCTCCGGCGCCACCATCAACGGTTGCGGATTCAACATCAACGGCGACCGCAACGTCATCATCCGCAACCTCAACTTCCGCGGCTGGGACGACGACGCCATCAACGTCCAGGAGTCGGCCACCAACATCTGGATCGACCACAACAGCTTCACCGACGGCTACGACGGCGCCGTCGACGTCAAACGCGGCTCCGACTTCGTCACCATCTCCTGGAACCGCGTCTACGGCCACGACAAGTCGATGCTGCTCGGCCACAGCGACGACAACGCCAGCCAGGACATCGGCCACCTGCGGGTCAGCTACCACCACAACTGGTTCGACGGCTCGAACCAGCGACACCCCCGCGTCCGGTTCGGCAACCCGGTGCACGTCTACAACAACTACTACAACAACAACGGCGGCTACGGTGTCGCCTCCACCGAGGGTGCCGGCGTACTCGTCGAGGGCAACTACTTCGAGAACACCGACGACCCGTACCACCTCGGTGAGGGCGACTCCGGTCCCGGCACCCTGGTCGCCCGGAACAACCACTTCGTGAACTCCGGCACCGGCCAGACCGGCGGCAGCGTCGCCAGCATCCCGTACTCCTACCAACTCGACACCGCCAGCAGCGTCAAGTCCATCGTCACCTCGGGCGCCGGCACCGGCCGGATCGGCCTCTGA
- a CDS encoding DUF2277 family protein has protein sequence MCRSIKTLREPYAEEVTVADIEAAALQYVRKISGFRAPAAHNAAAFQAAVDAVADATRTLLDQLVVRGSSPAQAGAADTRTATNAG, from the coding sequence ATGTGCCGCAGCATCAAGACCCTGCGTGAGCCGTACGCCGAGGAGGTCACGGTGGCCGACATCGAGGCGGCGGCGTTGCAGTACGTACGGAAGATCTCCGGCTTCCGTGCACCGGCGGCCCACAACGCGGCGGCGTTCCAGGCCGCGGTCGACGCGGTGGCGGACGCCACCCGGACCCTGCTCGACCAGCTCGTGGTCCGGGGCAGCAGCCCGGCCCAGGCCGGCGCGGCGGACACCCGGACCGCCACGAACGCCGGCTGA
- the miaB gene encoding tRNA (N6-isopentenyl adenosine(37)-C2)-methylthiotransferase MiaB, which translates to MGEGRATVSKSYKVVTYGCQMNVHDSERISGLLEQAGYVRAAEVDDPDVVVFNTCAVRENADNRLYGNLGHLRPVKDKHPGMQIAVGGCLAQKDRSEIVRKAPWVDVVFGTHNIGSLPVLLERARHNSSAEVEILESLDVFPSTLPTRRESTYAGWVSISVGCNNTCTFCIVPSLRGKEKDRRPGDVLAEVRALVAEGVLEVTLLGQNVNSYGVEFGDRLAFGKLLRATGEIDGLERVRFTSPHPKDFTDDVIAAMAETPNVCHSLHMPLQSGSDDVLRAMRRSYRSDRYLGIIEKVRAAMPDAAITTDIIVGFPGETEADFERTLDVVREARFSSAFTFQYSKRPGTPAATMDGQLPKQVVQERYERLIAAVEEITWAENKKLVGEPVELLVAVGEGRKDERTGRMSGRARDGRLVHFDGGPDAGSIRPGDVVHTVVTYAAPHHLNADGAPLHHRRTRAGDAYEAGRVPRTSAVSLGLPTIGVPPLAATPAVSACER; encoded by the coding sequence GTGGGAGAGGGGCGCGCGACAGTGTCGAAGAGCTACAAGGTCGTGACCTACGGCTGCCAGATGAACGTGCACGACTCGGAGCGGATCTCCGGCCTGCTGGAGCAGGCCGGTTACGTACGTGCCGCCGAGGTCGACGACCCGGACGTGGTGGTCTTCAACACCTGTGCCGTACGCGAGAACGCCGACAACCGGCTCTACGGCAACCTCGGTCACCTCCGCCCGGTGAAGGACAAACACCCCGGCATGCAGATCGCGGTCGGCGGCTGCCTGGCGCAGAAGGACCGCAGCGAGATCGTCCGGAAGGCACCCTGGGTCGACGTTGTGTTCGGCACCCACAACATCGGCTCGCTGCCGGTGCTGCTCGAACGGGCCCGGCACAACTCCAGCGCCGAGGTGGAGATCCTCGAATCCCTCGACGTCTTCCCGTCGACCCTGCCCACCCGGCGCGAGTCGACCTACGCCGGCTGGGTGTCGATCTCGGTCGGCTGCAACAACACCTGCACCTTCTGCATCGTGCCCTCGCTGCGCGGCAAGGAGAAGGACCGGCGCCCCGGCGACGTGCTCGCCGAGGTACGCGCCCTGGTCGCCGAGGGCGTACTGGAGGTAACCCTGCTCGGGCAGAACGTCAACTCGTACGGGGTGGAGTTCGGTGACCGGCTCGCCTTCGGCAAGCTGCTGCGGGCCACCGGTGAGATAGACGGGCTGGAGCGGGTCCGGTTCACCAGCCCGCACCCGAAGGACTTCACCGACGACGTGATCGCGGCGATGGCGGAGACACCGAACGTCTGCCACTCCCTGCACATGCCGTTGCAGTCCGGCTCCGACGACGTACTCAGGGCGATGCGGCGCTCGTACCGGTCGGACCGCTACCTGGGGATCATCGAGAAGGTCCGGGCGGCCATGCCGGACGCGGCGATCACCACCGACATCATCGTGGGTTTCCCCGGCGAGACCGAGGCCGACTTCGAACGGACCCTCGACGTGGTCCGCGAGGCCCGGTTCTCCTCCGCCTTCACGTTCCAGTACTCCAAGCGTCCCGGTACCCCGGCCGCGACCATGGACGGCCAGTTGCCGAAGCAGGTCGTGCAGGAGCGGTACGAGCGGTTGATCGCCGCCGTCGAGGAGATCACCTGGGCGGAGAACAAGAAGCTGGTCGGCGAACCGGTCGAACTGCTGGTCGCGGTCGGCGAGGGGCGCAAGGACGAGCGGACCGGGCGGATGTCCGGCCGGGCCCGCGACGGCCGGCTGGTGCACTTCGACGGTGGTCCCGACGCCGGGTCGATCCGACCGGGTGACGTCGTGCACACCGTGGTGACCTACGCGGCGCCGCACCACCTCAACGCCGACGGGGCGCCGCTTCACCACCGCCGGACGCGGGCCGGTGACGCGTACGAGGCCGGTCGGGTTCCGCGTACGTCGGCGGTGTCGCTCGGCCTGCCCACCATCGGCGTACCGCCGCTCGCCGCCACCCCGGCCGTGAGCGCCTGCGAGCGCTGA